In Arachis hypogaea cultivar Tifrunner chromosome 2, arahy.Tifrunner.gnm2.J5K5, whole genome shotgun sequence, a genomic segment contains:
- the LOC112754034 gene encoding putative disease resistance RPP13-like protein 1 produces the protein MAAELVGGAFLSSFLNVLFDRLSDPAIINMMKGKKVDQKLLQKLETILSVVEAVLNDAERKQISNPAVKGWLENLQDAVYDADDLLDEIATKAATRKDPPPGNFLSRLLNLQDREMVTRIEKIIARRQDIANHKDILGLEKAIKNNHMSGRIESTSLVQKSDVFVGRDQEREGMVKLLLDDSNDGELSVIPIWGMGGIGKTTLAQLVFNDERVQQRFNVKTWVCVGEEFDVLKVTKTVVEKATSRPCNLNDLDSVQLWLKNELAGKSFLVVLDDMWSNNYMAWKKLLTPFQCGTEAGKHGGKILVTTRYEKIANMVKSHDHQAHNLSVLNDEDCWSLLANLTLLSKDCLGFENVGREIVKKCKGLPLAVQTLGSLLSTKDDERDWNDILNNEIWDFSEEESEILPALRISYYHLPSYLKRCFVYCSLYPKDYVFDRDELMLLWMAEGILQQPRSGSTLEEVGYQYFDDLASRSFFQPSNNAHVNSFVMHDLMHDLATFYGGKFYFRTFELKNVLRHDAKTRHLSYALCSNDSISKIVEVCDSLKHARTLLKINLGTYHGFSKGIIDPCHLLEQMKCLRVLSFKSLSREEDLLHDSIGELIHLRYLDLSNTFVVALPESLCDLYNLQTLKLSNCKNLKKLPSNMQNLVNLRHLDIEDTELEEMPKGMGKLKELQTLTCYIVGNHEENGAGDLGELVNLGGSFRIEKIENVVNSNEAWKARMVDKKYISSLCLKWSAGEDSEMVDSQMEKDVLAKLEPHKDLKELTITGYRGTMFPDWVGKSWYHKMTVLELSGCGNCWVLPSLGQLPSLESLLISNLDMVKRIGGEFYKDDGSDHHQETPFRSLKTLDISRMPCWEEWESFECDDDDAPFPQLKVLMIKKCPKLRGDLPTFLPSLKALWIFGCKQLGCYLPRAPIIRKLRIFGKQEARMRDIALSTLEQVSVNGEQQVEYVFNAMTHTQPTSLTWLEISNCSSAISFPGDSLPPSLQHLSIKNCMNVKFPMQHQQHHSLQSLEIDNSCNSLTSFALLAFPNLKYLTIQRRENLTSLEVSQSFPQLSISGCSKLENIRLPVSLSQLIINKCPLLEERIQKKYPYIWPTISHIPYIYVNGKRIRNNSTS, from the coding sequence ATGGCTGCTGAACTTGTTGGAGgagcttttctctcttcttttctcaatGTCCTTTTTGACCGCCTGTCTGACCCTGCAATCATCAACATGATGAAAGGAAAGAAGGTTGACCAGAAGCTGCTTCAAAAGCTGGAGACCATTTTGAGTGTGGTTGAAGCTGTGCTGAATGATGCTGAGAGGAAACAGATTTCTAACCCTGCTGTCAAGGGGTggcttgaaaatctccaagatgCTGTCTATGATGCTGATGACTTGCTGGACGAAATCGCCACCAAAGCTGCCACTCGGAAGGATCCACCACCAGGTAACTTCCTGTCTCGCCTTCTTAATTTGCAAGATAGGGAGATGGTTACTAGGATTGAAAAAATCATTGCTAGACGACAAGATATTGCAAATCACAAAGATATCCTTGGTCTAGAAAAGGCTATAAAGAATAATCACATGTCAGGGAGAATTGAATCAACCTCTCTTGTTCAAAAGTCTGATGTTTTTGTTGGTAGGGACCAAGAGAGGGAGGGTATGGTCAAGTTGTTGTTGGATGATAGTAATGATGGTGAACTATCTGTGATCCCCATCTGGGGCATGGGTGGGATCGGAAAAACTACTTTGGCTCAATTGGTTTTCAATGATGAAAGAGTGCAGCAAAGGTTTAATGTTAAAACATGGGTTTGTGTTGGGGAAGAATTTGATGTTCTTAAGGTGACTAAAACTGTGGTAGAGAAAGCAACTTCTCGTCCTTGTAACTTGAATGATTTAGATTCAGTTCAGCTTTGGTTGAAGAATGAGCTAGCAGGGAAGAGTTTCTTGGTTGTTTTGGATGACATGTGGAGTAACAATTATATGGCTTGGAAAAAGTTGCTAACTCCTTTTCAATGTGGAACTGAGGCAGGGAAGCATGGAGGTAAGATTCTTGTGACAACTCGTTATGAAAAGATTGCAAATATGGTCAAAAGTCATGACCATCAAGCCCACAATTTGAGTGTGTTGAATGATGAAGATTGTTGGTCATTGTTGGCAAATCTCACCTTGCTTTCTAAAGACTGTTTAGGTTTTGAAAATGTAGGGAGAGAAATCGTTAAAAAGTGTAAAGGATTACCTCTGGCTGTTCAAACACTTGGGAGCTTACTAAGTACCAAAGATGATGAAAGGGATTGGAATGATATTTTGAACAATGAAATTTGGGATTTTTCTGAAGAGGAAAGTGAGATTCTGCCTGCGTTGAGGATCAGTTATTACCACCTTCCTTCGTACTTAAAACGTTGTTTTGTTTATTGTTCTTTGTATCCCAAGGACTATGTGTTTGATAGAGATGAATTGATGTTATTGTGGATGGCAGAAGGTATTTTGCAACAACCAAGGAGCGGAAGCACTTTAGAAGAAGTTGGTTATCAATATTTTGATGATTTAGCTTCAAGATCATTTTTTCAACCTTCTAATAATGCTCATGTAAATTCATTTGTGATGCACGACCTCATGCATGATTTAGCGACATTCTATGGTGGCAAGTTCTATTTTAGAACCTTTGAACTCAAAAATGTACTCAGGCATGATGCCAAAACTCGTCATTTGTCATATGCCCTTTGCAGCAATGATTCAATCTCAAAGATTGTGGAAGTATGTGATAGTTTAAAGCATGCAAGGACATTGCTGAAAATCAATTTGGGTACATATCATGGATTCTCAAAGGGAATAATCGATCCTTGTCACCTTCTAGAACAAATGAAGTGCTTACGAGTTTTGTCATTTAAATCCCTCTCCCGTGAGGAAGACTTGTTGCACGACTCGATTGGTGAATTGATTCATTTGCGTTATTTAGATCTTTCTAACACATTTGTCGTAGCATTGCCCGAGTCATTGTGTGATTTGTACAATTTACAAACTTTGAAGTTGAGCAACTGTAAGAACCTTAAAAAGCTTCCCTCCAACATGCAAAATCTTGTGAATTTGCGACATCTTGATATTGAAGACACTGAACTGGAAGAGATGCCAAAAGGTATGGGAAAATTAAAAGAGTTGCAGACTCTGACTTGCTATATTGTTGGCAACCATGAAGAGAATGGGGCTGGGGACTTGGGAGAACTTGTAAATCTTGGAGGGTCATTTCGGATTGAGAAGATAGAGAATGTGGTGAACAGCAATGAAGCTTGGAAGGCAAGGATGGTTGATAAGAAATATATCAGTTCTTTATGTTTGAAGTGGTCAGCAGGTGAAGATAGTGAAATGGTTGATTCCCAAATGGAGAAAGATGTACTTGCCAAATTAGAACCTCACAAAGACCTGAAAGAACTAACAATCACGGGTTACAGGGGTACCATGTTTCCAGATTGGGTAGGGAAGTCTTGGTACCACAAGATGACTGTGTTGGAGCTGAGTGGATGCGGGAATTGTTGGGTGCTTCCTTCACTTGGACAGTTGCCCTCTCTAGAGAGCCTGTTAATTTCGAACTTGGACATGGTGAAGAGGATTGGTGGTGAATTCTACAAGGATGATGGAAGTGATCATCATCAGGAGACACCTTTCCGATCCCTTAAAACTCTTGATATTTCAAGAATGCCTTGCTGGGAGGAATGGGAGTCGTTTGAATGTGATGACGATGATGCACCATTTCCTCAACTTAAGGTGCTCATGATAAAGAAGTGTCCTAAGTTAAGAGGAGATTTGCCCactttccttccatctttgaaGGCACTCTGGATTTTTGGATGTAAGCAGCTTGGTTGTTATCTGCCAAGAGCTCCCATCATACGCAAATTAAGAATATTTGGCAAACAAGAAGCAAGAATGCGGGACATAGCACTTTCCACGTTGGAACAAGTTTCAGTTAATGGAGAGCAACAGGTGGAATACGTGTTCAATGCCATGACTCACACTCAACCAACCTCTCTCACATGGCTAGAAATCTCAAACTGCTCATCAGCCATATCATTTCCAGGGGATTCTTTGCCCCCTTCATTGCAACATCTGTCCATCAAGAATTGCATGAATGTAAAATTCCCAATGCAACACCAACAACATCACTCGCTACAGAGTTTAGAAATAGACAACAGCTGCAATTCACTGACATCGTTCGCATTGCTAGCGTTCCCAAATCTCAAATATCTGACAATCCAAAGACGTGAAAATTTGACCTCTCTGGAGGTGTCACAGTCCTTCCCACAATTATCAATTTCAGGCTGCTCCAAGCTGGAGAACATAAGGCTTCCTGTCTCTTTAAGTCAACTCATCATCAATAAATGTCCGTTATTGGAGGAACGCATACAGAAGAAGTACCCCTACATTTGGCCAACCATTTCCCACATCCCATACATTTATGTTAATGGGAAACGGATTCGCAATAACTCAACATCTTAA